A region of the Epinephelus fuscoguttatus linkage group LG22, E.fuscoguttatus.final_Chr_v1 genome:
GTAAACAGGACCACAGAGTAATAGATAATGTCACTGTTTAGAGGTATGTGATAACCTGTATGTTTTAAATATGCATAATGATGACAGCCTGGCAGATGGTGCAGGTCTTTTATTATTCTTGCTCAACTGTTTTGCACATGAAACGCTGACATGTGTTTAATTTCATCCCCAgacttgggggaaaaaaaaagagattttatATTTTGGCCTTATCACCAAGCTCTGTCTGGAGCCTTCAAACGTTTGGAGAGAGGAACAAATGATTGGGAGAGGAAAGTAGTGATCCATGAATGTTATTTCACAATAATGTAATTTCTTAACTCAAAAGGCTGTGAACGAATGATTCCAGACTGACACACAAAAGATTTATGTTATAGCTACGCACAGGGCAACGTGGCTTACTCTGGTCCAGGACAAGATGATCTCCAAAGCCAAGTCCTCCCTTGACCCAGGGCTTGGAGCAACTGACTCAGCGTTACCCTCTCATCAGTGACCCTGGTTATATTGTTCATCTAATGGGACTCTTCTGTTACTTGGTTGATTGGTTGACGATACTATGTGGATGATGATCTATTGTATGTTCATCTTCTAGTGATAAGATTGGTTCCCTTAAATTATTATTCAATATATCCAGAATAAAATGTGGTGGAAAAACTCCCACATACCAGAAAtagtatcattattatttgtgtatgtatgtttcaATTTAGGTTGCATTCAAATATAATCTAAATGCTTGTGCTggtaaaacaaactaacaaaaaacaaaattacaccaGGGCACATGTTaattttcagatattttattcaAATTGAAGACAATTAAAATGAAATCTCTCGTTCAGTTTATTCAGAAAAATAACGTCCAGAATTAAAAAGTGTGTTGGCatcttttaaaaacagataatCACATTTCTTTTGTATACAAAACATTAAGGAATATTGGCCATGAATATTCACAGGTTTCTACTTATTTTTTCTCcagtattaaataaaaataaattacctacagtaaatatgtttatttttagaagAATTTTCTAGGGTAAATAAGACAAACCTAGAACACAAGACCATTCATTTGGCTTCAAGTCTACAAGTATAAAGCAAAGGTTTACCTGAAattatagaaaaaaagaaaagtgatatATTCCTACACATTCATAATCATAAGCTTTGTCTCCTGATCCAAAAAGCATCATGACAACGAGTCCTCCACATGttattaacacatttttgtTCTCCTATCCGTCTAAATCAATGTCACACTATTATAATCAGAGTTTCACTGACTTGTACATGCAGATGTTTACATAAATATAAGGCACAACTAGTGGTCAACAGATTTAATAAAGCATCAATAAAGCTTCTAACCCGTCAGTTCCTTGTCAATATTGTTCTGAAATTTTACTCAAATTCCACTGAAAAGTTTTCAGGAATTAAAAGAAACTTTTTCCTAAGTCAACAAGTGTCAAATATTTGGGCTTGACAAACATGCAAATATTTCTCATGCCATCATTTTTGTTGCATAGATTCACAGGTCATCTTCAGTCGTGGGAAATTAGAATTCGTCTTCAACATGTGCATGATTTTTTCCTATATGACGATGGATCTCAGGAGACGGAAGCACAGAATGACATCCCTGGGAATTGGTGGCTTAATGTCATTGCCATCCAGTCTGAGGTAGCGCAGACGAGGAACGCTGTCATTGACGGAGTCGTCAACGGTTTCGACAGCAACAGGACAGACACTGGAGCCACTCACACCTGTAAATACACAAAGGGAATAATGATTTACAAAGGCAAGACAGGATATGTCTCTGATAAACAGTCCTATTCAATAGATGCAAAGACAAGAGACTCATCTGCATCTACAGCTCGCATGAATCATCATAATTAGAGAAAAGCTGGAAAAATGTCCCAGACTTACTTTTGATATTGTTGTGGTCGAGGTGAAGTTGTTCGAGGCCTGAAGGAATGAGGGGAACCTCAGTCAGCTGGTTGTGGGACAGCTGCAAGTCCAACATGCTGGAGACGTTAAACACATTTGTGGGAACTCCATTGCTGCCGAGCTTGTTGTGGTTGAGCCTCAGAAATGCCACTTTTGGCAAACCTTTGAAGTAGCCGGCTGGGATCTTCTCAATGTTGTTGCCGTCAAGATAAAGCTGGGTGGTGGTGGGTGGTAAGCCAAGAGGCATGTTACTCAGCTGGTTCTTGGCTAGGTTAATCTGCACCAGGTTGTTGAGACCCTTTAGGCTCACCTCAGTCACCGCATCGTCCATCAGCTTGTTCCCCTGGAGGTCCAACAGGTTGAGCTTATCGAGACCGATGAAGACACCGGCAGGGATCTTGGAGATGCGATTGCGAGAGACACGTAGATGCTCCAGAGTGACTGGCAGGGGAGACGGCACAGAGGACAAGAGGTTGTCATCCATGTAGAGGTGTGCCAGGTGAGACATTTTACTTAAGACACCTTCTTCCACTCCCTCGCTGGTGATCTTGTTGTGGTTTAGGTTCAGCCAGCGCAGCTGTGTGGCGTTACGCAGAGGGTCTGCTGACAGGACTTCAATTAGATTGTTCTGCAGGTAGAGATACCATGTGTGTGGAGGGATATTGGGGATGGTCTTCAGGCCTTTATTGTCACAGTAGACAGCACGAGGGAAGTTAGGGGGGCAGCGACACTCTTTAGGGCAGGCCGTCACCTGGGCCAGGAATTCTTCATAAGGCATGTCTGCCTGGCCGAGAACTTGCCCAACCAGGCACAAGGTGCAGAGGACGCTCAGGAGAAGTGCCATTTTGCTTCCCAACCTACGATGGAGAGGGAGACAAAACATTATTATAGACAGCTGAGTAATGTGCGACACAAAATCAAGTATTACAATTATTCCTTTTCTCATTTTtcaaaattgattttttaattcctGAGTCGATATAATTTTAAGTGCAAAGGTGGAAGGAAGTTGCTGCTTCTATTGTGGTAGTCAACAAGTAACATGACGTCAGATCTTTTCCAAGAAAGACAGAACTGAAGCAAGAAAGCAGACAATAGCGGAAGAGGTGAAGGATGGACCTTCACCTTAAAAATCACAATGCATGTAGAATTGACACTTAAGAATCAGGATAGTGTTGAATCAGAAGGCAAGCATATTGTCCCAGCTATAGCAAATAGACATCTAAATCCAAGGTAAAGAAGGTCAGATGAGATGTTAGAATTGGCAAAGGATTTGGTTCTTTAAATGATCCATGCATTTGATTGCACTTTAGAATCCGTGTCTGTTTCATGATTCATGATTAACAAAAGTCATGGTCAGGCCTTTCACACTTTAGAAAGCTGATACAGTCACTTTAAATATAGTAACTAATGTGGGTAGCCTCAAGTACAAATTAATTAGCTGACTAAGTGTTTGAACCCGAGCCCAAATTAGCAACCCCCATTGTCTGTCACCTACACTACCACTAATGTCTTTATCATTAAATTCCAATTGTAGCTGCCAACAGAGCAGGGTAACCGCCTCTTTCCGGGTCATTTCTTTGCCTGTCAATCGCATGTAAAGCTCCAAAGACAGGATGCCGGGCCAGGTCAACTTTAATTGCATTAGGACTATCTTGAAGCTCAGACTTTAAGACATTGCATGTCAGTTGTAGGATGCACTGCTCATGAGGCTTTGATTGCAACAGGCATGGCTGAGCCTGCCACACATCTTGAAGTCCACTTGCAGTGGTTTGCACAGCTGATACAAAGATGCATGCAATATGCACATATGCAAGCATTGTACACCTTCACTAAACTGAATTCTTCACCCTTAGGGATGACAGTTCAGCGAAAGGGCAGATGGCCTGATACTGACCACTGACGGGTAAAATGAGATGCAACAAATGGGATACAACAGCTGCTGTGtgaacaaagaaatgcaaaaacaaaaaaaaaagagagataaagTGAGCAAAATCTGATGTCAGCTCTATTATCTTCTATCCACCCATCTCCTAAGCCTCTACTTGAGTCCTCTCAGCTGCCATCTGGTGCTTGTTTAAATTCTTGATGCACTCCACGTTTGTCTGGAACTCATTTCGGGCAGGCCACGCTTTTCCACGGATGGGTGCACTCCAAAGGAAAAGCCGGCACACCTGTTTTAAAGAGATGTGCTGCTGCTTTCTTATTGTACAGGGGTCAAAGCTTCTTGACCCATCTTTACAAATGGTGCAGTGGTGCAAATGACAAAAGCTCCATAAAGATAAAACCCAATCACTAAAGACAAACGACTACTGAACTACCAAACCTGTCATCCAGACGTATCAATGCCTTTGCCTTCCAGAAGCCAGTCTTACCTTAAACTCTTGAAGTTCCTTCTTGCTTATGCCCTTTGTCAGCAAGTTACCAAGCGTAGTCCCAAATGATGAGGCTGTAGCTCTCACTCCCCTGTATTTGTACTACGAGTTTTTTCATTCAACCTGTGCCAACCTGTCACTCAAGATGACAACTAAGCCTCTCTTGTCCAGTGAGATCCTCCCAGGATCAAAGGTCATAATCCCATGGTGTGTAGTGTGCTAAACCTTTTCAGCTCTTGAGACATGGCCCACTTACAAACAGGCTAATACAAGCCTACCTGTTCTTTGTTTGCTGGCTTCCACATGTACAACCCGTCCTCCCTTGGTTTGCATGCTTGATCTTTTTAACTCCACTCACAAATCCCTTAGAGTCCTTTTGACGACCTTTTGCGCTGATTTCATGTTGCCATCCAAGATGCGATCAGGATACATTAATCTACTTTATGCAAATTATATAGCCTTACAGTGTTTGCAGTCAATAGAGTGTGggataaacacacaaatacagctcAGCATAATTGCAACGTACAAATGGCTGTCCCCAAATGACAGCAGGAGGGGTCAAACCTATTTACCAAGACCGTAAGCACAAAATCTGACTATTTTTACATTGGAGGATGAGGCCTTGGTCTAACAAATCTTGGAAGGTAAATGATGTAAATGGACCATCCTGCCTTGAATCAGCATAtttaagggccctgacacaagAAGCAGACGGTCGTCAGTCGTCAGTGATGGGCCG
Encoded here:
- the kera gene encoding keratocan encodes the protein MQTTHISWRSRLGSKMALLLSVLCTLCLVGQVLGQADMPYEEFLAQVTACPKECRCPPNFPRAVYCDNKGLKTIPNIPPHTWYLYLQNNLIEVLSADPLRNATQLRWLNLNHNKITSEGVEEGVLSKMSHLAHLYMDDNLLSSVPSPLPVTLEHLRVSRNRISKIPAGVFIGLDKLNLLDLQGNKLMDDAVTEVSLKGLNNLVQINLAKNQLSNMPLGLPPTTTQLYLDGNNIEKIPAGYFKGLPKVAFLRLNHNKLGSNGVPTNVFNVSSMLDLQLSHNQLTEVPLIPSGLEQLHLDHNNIKSVSGSSVCPVAVETVDDSVNDSVPRLRYLRLDGNDIKPPIPRDVILCFRLLRSIVI